tcctGGTATTTTTCATTagttgattgttttagttgttgcattcttttagtgttgccatcaatgccaaagggggagaatgttgaaatgttggcataactgatggagatggtGATGTACccataaatgatgatgatgatatattgatggactattggtgatgatatattgatggactgttggtgatgatatattgatggattgttggtgatgatataattatgatatgatgctttatgatcaattatttgtgttgtcattgatggaaaccatgtttgtttatgtttggtatgtcatctaagtctacctttattaattaaccggtaatgaattgagttggacaACAAAAATACTAAGTAGCAGTTAACTGACAAGCAGGAACAAAGACGAAGATGGTTGTGATAGAGATCGGTGTTGAgtcaggtgttgcggtttggaatgtatgcttatgacattataatgagtccatgattggaaccacatcatgtttggagatttggaagtcatgtttgtaattgactgttgtatattcaatgtagggtttgagaactggtaacaagatctttgaccagtgatgttttatggtttggcggtgaatctttTCATGTTCTTAACTTAGTGGTGATGTGTCAGAATCTGtgtgaagtgataagatgttgtttgagtgTGCACAAAGAGTGattttcttgggaaacaatgaagtgcctagtagaatgtgataagggtttgacaacttattagattgatgtgtggtgatgtgttatgatcattcaatggttgtaattgtcttgaaatttattgtaatgatctgatatgatctatgatgtaaattcattttaagTTATAGTTatgtaactgacctaattgtaaagtgtatttaggtcaagtttgagaaggtttattgCATCGATGATCAGAGAAGAAGAGTGtgccgaaccagattgagatgtctgcatgtgtgaaATAGATTGGAGCTGAAATAGATCTGTACGAGCAagaagagagtgcattgatcagatcatctatctattgttccctaatagttacaatagtattaaaatgataaaatcccttaactgggtaggtcctaataggcctgacattgtaaatcccttcaccaggtggctcattaacttgagtttaaatcctgtaacaaggttactcctcatagggtagagctcctaatagggctgaggttaaaatcccttcactgggtgactcctatTAGGGTTTGCTCTTAActaggcattattgtaaagctcttaactaggctaggcctttaatagggcgtatttcgaaagagtgcaaattttgtgggtaccatttcccgctgtggtttttcccatttgggtttccacatgaaaaatctcagTGTtgatatggtggttgatttgtttatgcgTGGATTTGATATCATGGCATTGCTTACttattgatgaacacatgaatgagtagtttggtaaatctactTTAAATGATTGATTGAGTAAGTTACCGGTACTGGTTgtgaactatttttgagaagtatttGCAGATTGATGAAAGATTGCAGCTTATTGtcattattgattcaccccccctcagtaataactggatccTTACAATAACACGTCATACTATTGAGAAATGTAGAAATGATAAGGAACAAACAATGTTATAATGTATTATGCTAAAAAATCTTCTAGGAACCATTCTATATGGTAACACACATCGCATGAATGCATTGTATCAAATCTGATTTGAAAATGACAAGATTTGCTTTCTTTATAAGTATACGTGGATTGTAATTCTCATTACAATGCCAACATATCATACAACTTCTTCTGGATGTATTCTTCATTTACATCCAATAGTTAATAAATTAAATTCTTAGAAAGAAATTATACTCCCTTTACAAAATTCTACTAGAATTCTAATTCCTAACTTATCAATGAATTCATCATCAGTAATGAATTCATTCATCATTAACTCTAGGGTAGCTATGTTAAAGATTAGAAAATTTCTTCTCAAGTTGTGATAAGATATAAATCTACAAAAGGGCAAGCGTCAAGAGGGAAGACCACAATACATTTTGTTAAAGGAAAAGAACACTATTTGAAAAGGGCCAACTGGTAGAAACTACCCCTGAACACAATAGGGAAGAGTACAGGCAATCTGAATTAAATAGCAAATCACACACTACACCTGAACACAATAGGGAAGAGTAAAGGCAATCTGAATTAAATGACAAATCACACACTTCATTTTGAGTCTATCCCTAATTGAACAAGTTGCTAGCAAGAAGCAATCATTACACCATATGAGCTTAGCAAAATATctttaaacaacttcaatcaataattaaataaaaatatacagAAGAGGAAAAGATTAGAGCATAAATTTTTGCATGAAGATTTAAATCCTCTTGCATAATTGCCCATAAATTCTTCCATTAATCTAGGTGATTGTTGACTTCAGTACAAAGAAGGGAAATTGATCAATAAAAATACTGGCCAAACAATTACGCTCCCCATAACTCTGGACAGAGCTCTACTAAAGTAGTGTTGTGCTTTCAGCCCTTTGAAACACCCTTCAACTATCTAAAAAATAACTACCTGAAAATCCTCTTCCACAGAAACTTTCTACACTCCACAGAAGCAGCCAACTTACAATCTAGTCAAATAGAAATAACCAGTAAAATGACAGCGTAGTCTATGGAAGCAAAGGCGGTGCCACATTTGTTCTAGCAAAGGAGGGTCTCCTCACATTCTTGATTTCCCATAGTGTCGTACAGAGGCCGATCCTTGGTCTCAGGAAGGCCCAACACAAACAGACCGCTTATAATTATTGCAATTCCAAATAGACCGAAGAAAATAGCTGTGTTGCTATGGCCTATCACAACAATTACTGGACTCACAATTGCCCCTGCATAGATGGCTTGTCTGAGCATTCACATGGCCGAGTTTCGAACACTCGATGGAAACAATTCCAAGCAATAAATCAGCAGCACGTCGAACCCTATAACTGCACTAAAAAATGCTCCTACTTCGGCAGCAATCTGTGCCCAATTCTTTCTATTTGCAGTTGAATTGGGTGCATCTCCTATTCTCATTGAGCACAACACACACAGAAAGCAGAACATACCACTCATTAGTGTTAACAGGATCATTGCCCTTCTGCGACCAGACTTAGCAACAGTAATAGTGGCTAAAATGGCCGCTGGAACCTCTGAGAGAGCGTTAAATGTGACACTCAGATACAAATCGAAGTCCAGACTTACTACTCCAAAGGGCATTCCGTAATAGATGAGTCCTATGCCATAGCCCACTGCCATTGTTGACATGAGCCTTGAGCGAGCCCACTTCGTTGTCCACAACAATGATAAAGAAGACTCTGTTCGACTCTCTGCAATGCAGTCTTCTATCTCTATATTTTCTGGTATTACTCTTCCGTTACTTTCTGCCATTTTTCTCAAACATTTTAGAGCCTCTGCGGAATTTCGACTGAGGAGTAGCCATCTGGGGGACTCCCAAACTAAAAGGAGCAGCAAAGAATATGCCAGAGGAGGTACGGAGATGTAGATGTATGTGCTTCTCCAGGAAAAAGAATTTCTGGTGAGGTAAGCAAGGGCTGGAAGTGAAAGGAATCCCAAGGTGAAGGAGAAATAACCAATAAAACCAATGAGACTTCTCCATTTGCGACCCACAAGCTCAGTAGAGAGAACCAGACAATAAGTTCCAATTGAGGATCTGCCGAAGCCTGTGAGAGCTCGAAGGAGAGAGTAGAACCAAATGTTCGGCGAAACAGATGTTAAACAGCCCGTCAGTGAAAGCATCACAGTGGAAAGCACAAGAGTTCGTTTACGACCCAGCCATGAATCTGCCAACGGTCCCATTATTAtagaacctgcaaaaaaaaaaaaatccacttCTTAAGATTTTCAATAATCTTTTACAGTTACAGATCTTATTTTATTGACACCTATCTTGTTTGATGTTTAGGAAAAGATTTCCAAtccttaataaataatttaataactcaCCCAGTAACGCTCCAGTAAAGAAAAACAGAGAAGGAAAGCCTGCTTGGATGGTGTTGGCGCACATAAGGTTCCACTCTGAGATGACAGatacctctttccctctctcccattCCCACAATGTTGGATCCATCTCacatatcgatgactgtgcattgCATATCTCTGTTTCTGCTATTTGACTGCCATCAGTGCAGCGCCATGAAGGTTGGGCATCAGTAAAAATGGTGACAAAGATTTGCTGAGCATCGAATGCCCCAGCCAAGGCAACAACTACTACTTGGAACAACTCAGCTCGTCCAAAACCCCCAACATATGTTTCTATTATTTCGTCAACAGAAAGCATGTTCTTCTCAGCTTCTTGTTGCACTTGCCTTAGCTCACTGTTATCACTGCGCACCTGCTCTTTCGAGAGGGAAGGATCCATCACAGGCAATCTATGAAGCTCAAAAGCCTGTAAATGTATGAAATAAGGATAGCAAAGACAAAGGTCTCTCCAAGGCTGGTAAGGATTGTTTTATATAGGAAAGAATCTAGGAAACTATAGGATCTTGGCAATAGCTCTCATCGAAAATTTGTCTGATAGACAAGAATTTAGATCTTGGCACTAACTCTCAAGATCAACCTTCAAATTTAGATCCTGGAAATAACTCTCATGAGAAATTTCTTTCATAGATAAGATCATGAATCATAATAATTCTCCTGAAAAATTTCTTTCATAGACAAGATCATGAAATATCACATAAGCAATAGATAACTAATGGTGATACATAAAGGAGATCTCTCCTTCGATTTATAACAAATGCCAAAACAATCGATCAATAGTAAAACCTAAAAGTTATTTGATCAAAAGGTTCTCGAATCAAACCCAATTCACATGATGATTTTACTACGCTGAACAGTGAGCAAGAAATAGCTTCTTTCCAACTTCTCACATCATACTCTCCACTGGTCTCCATACGTTTTACTCGTGGGATTATATTCTGTCGCCACACACACAGCGAATTTGAAACCGACAGTTGATTAGGATAAATGATTATTATTGCTTCAAAAAAGCGGTTCCTCAATTTGGTAACGTTTGAG
The nucleotide sequence above comes from Cryptomeria japonica chromosome 11, Sugi_1.0, whole genome shotgun sequence. Encoded proteins:
- the LOC131029390 gene encoding organic cation/carnitine transporter 2-like, whose protein sequence is MDPSLSKEQVRSDNSELRQVQQEAEKNMLSVDEIIETYVGGFGRAELFQVVVVALAGAFDAQQIFVTIFTDAQPSWRCTDGSQIAETEICNAQSSICEMDPTLWEWERGKEVSVISEWNLMCANTIQAGFPSLFFFTGALLGSIIMGPLADSWLGRKRTLVLSTVMLSLTGCLTSVSPNIWFYSLLRALTGFGRSSIGTYCLVLSTELVGRKWRSLIGFIGYFSFTLGFLSLPALAYLTRNSFSWRSTYIYISVPPLAYSLLLLLVWESPRWLLLSRNSAEALKCLRKMAESNGRVIPENIEIEDCIAESRTESSLSLLWTTKWARSRLMSTMAVGYGIGLIYYGMPFGVVSLDFDLYLSVTFNALSEVPAAILATITVAKSGRRRAMILLTLMSGMFCFLCVLCSMRIGDAPNSTANRKNWAQIAAEVGAFFSAVIGFDVLLIYCLELFPSSVRNSAM